The proteins below are encoded in one region of Planctopirus limnophila DSM 3776:
- a CDS encoding ABC transporter ATP-binding protein — MTNLSTPSGHPALVVQDLSREFSNGSETLHILQGVGFTANTGEAIAITGPSGCGKSTLLQILGVLDHPTSGTVSLDGEDPFAMDVTQQAQFRNEKIGFIFQDHHLLPQLTVLENVLLPALPHRGISNEVRERALMLLDQVGLTARMDHKPTQLSGGERQRTAVCRALINRPRLLLADEPTGNLDPATAETVGKLLVALALESHSILLCVTHSEAMAQSYPRRCYLKAGQLVENQ; from the coding sequence ATGACGAATCTATCAACGCCGTCAGGTCACCCGGCACTCGTCGTCCAGGATCTCTCGCGTGAATTCTCGAATGGCTCCGAGACGCTGCACATTCTTCAAGGTGTCGGATTCACTGCCAATACAGGAGAGGCGATCGCGATTACCGGCCCTTCAGGATGTGGAAAGAGCACTCTATTGCAGATCCTGGGTGTGCTCGATCATCCGACATCGGGAACAGTCAGTCTTGATGGCGAAGATCCCTTTGCGATGGATGTGACTCAACAGGCTCAATTTCGAAACGAAAAGATTGGCTTCATCTTTCAGGATCATCACCTGTTGCCTCAGCTCACGGTGCTGGAGAACGTCCTGTTACCAGCTTTGCCGCATCGTGGCATCTCGAATGAAGTCCGAGAGCGGGCTTTGATGTTACTGGATCAGGTCGGGCTGACAGCGCGGATGGACCATAAACCGACCCAGCTTTCAGGGGGGGAACGACAACGGACGGCCGTCTGCCGGGCGCTGATCAATCGCCCGCGGCTGCTCCTGGCCGATGAACCGACAGGGAATCTCGATCCTGCGACGGCCGAGACAGTGGGGAAGTTACTGGTCGCTCTGGCGCTGGAGTCACACAGTATTCTGCTCTGCGTCACTCATAGCGAAGCCATGGCTCAATCGTACCCCCGCCGCTGCTATTTGAAAGCAGGTCAACTCGTTGAGAATCAGTGA
- a CDS encoding ArsR/SmtB family transcription factor — protein MDEAEPVLHEHTHSPRKLPIADVAACQMAADIFRALGDPSRLRMLSLLIHDELCVTEIAEALGDNLSAVSQRLKLLKSERIVGARREGKHIFYRLSDHHVKDLVTNALAHVTEPHDHS, from the coding sequence ATGGATGAAGCCGAACCAGTTCTTCACGAGCACACACATTCTCCACGCAAGCTGCCCATCGCCGATGTGGCAGCCTGTCAGATGGCGGCTGATATCTTTCGCGCTCTGGGAGATCCCAGCCGTCTGCGGATGCTCTCGTTGCTCATCCACGATGAACTCTGTGTCACTGAGATTGCCGAAGCTTTAGGAGACAACCTCTCGGCTGTCTCACAAAGGCTCAAGCTTCTCAAAAGCGAGCGCATCGTAGGTGCCCGCCGGGAAGGCAAGCACATCTTCTACCGCCTCTCGGATCATCATGTGAAAGACCTCGTGACCAATGCGCTCGCGCACGTTACGGAGCCTCACGACCATTCCTGA